Proteins co-encoded in one Metabacillus sp. KUDC1714 genomic window:
- the hxlA gene encoding 3-hexulose-6-phosphate synthase, with translation MNIQLALDRYTIEEAIEIAKSTEGFIDWIEVGTSLIKEYGMVSVEKLKNAFPNKVIVADIKTIDNAYYEFDMCFRSGADVATVMGVSPAATINACIETAEKAGKRVMVDLLNTNDSQQKELFHYKQAIFCAHVSKDEQEIAGKQNIVTEQIYDPTVQLAVAGGITLDSIASFRELQPNVVIIGSAITKAKDKRLAAKQFKKVLLQWNGERKHENIR, from the coding sequence ATGAATATTCAACTGGCATTAGACCGTTATACGATTGAAGAGGCTATTGAAATTGCAAAATCGACAGAGGGTTTCATAGATTGGATTGAAGTTGGCACTTCATTAATAAAAGAATATGGAATGGTAAGTGTTGAGAAGCTTAAAAATGCCTTTCCAAATAAAGTGATTGTAGCAGATATCAAGACAATTGATAACGCATATTACGAATTTGACATGTGTTTTCGTTCTGGGGCTGATGTCGCGACTGTGATGGGAGTATCACCTGCAGCGACGATTAATGCATGTATTGAAACTGCCGAAAAAGCAGGGAAACGGGTTATGGTTGACCTTTTAAATACAAATGATAGTCAGCAAAAAGAATTGTTTCATTATAAACAAGCAATTTTCTGTGCACATGTCAGTAAAGATGAACAAGAGATTGCTGGAAAGCAAAACATCGTGACAGAACAAATATATGATCCAACTGTACAACTCGCGGTTGCTGGGGGAATAACACTCGATTCAATTGCTAGTTTTAGAGAGTTGCAGCCTAATGTAGTAATTATTGGCTCAGCCATAACGAAAGCGAAAGATAAACGATTGGCCGCTAAACAGTTTAAGAAAGTATTGTTACAATGGAATGGAGAGAGAAAACATGAAAACATCAGATAA
- the hxlB gene encoding 6-phospho-3-hexuloisomerase: MKTSDKIFLEIQGVLSQIKEENLQEIATKLVDAKRIFVIGEGRSGFMGKSFAMRLMHLNANVFSVGETITPSIAEGDILLAVSGSGTTKSVVWTAEKAKELNCQVIAVTTNSESPLAAASSDVLHIPAATKYRADGEIQSVQPLGSLFDQSVHIVFDSICLIYSNLKEYGHNEAFSRHSNLE; encoded by the coding sequence ATGAAAACATCAGATAAAATCTTTTTGGAAATTCAAGGCGTTTTAAGTCAAATAAAAGAAGAGAATTTACAAGAAATTGCCACTAAACTAGTAGATGCAAAAAGGATTTTTGTTATTGGAGAGGGGCGTTCAGGCTTTATGGGGAAATCATTTGCGATGCGATTAATGCATTTAAATGCAAATGTTTTTTCTGTTGGTGAGACGATTACGCCATCGATTGCAGAAGGAGACATCTTACTCGCAGTTTCAGGTTCAGGTACAACAAAGAGTGTTGTTTGGACAGCTGAAAAAGCAAAAGAACTAAATTGCCAAGTTATTGCGGTTACAACAAATTCTGAATCACCTCTTGCAGCGGCTTCTAGTGATGTACTACACATACCAGCTGCTACAAAATATAGAGCTGATGGAGAAATTCAATCAGTTCAACCACTCGGTTCATTATTTGATCAATCTGTCCACATTGTCTTTGATAGTATTTGCTTAATTTATTCTAATCTAAAAGAA